In the Salvelinus namaycush isolate Seneca chromosome 35, SaNama_1.0, whole genome shotgun sequence genome, one interval contains:
- the LOC120029714 gene encoding p53 apoptosis effector related to PMP-22-like, producing MFRCGIAYPRCRWIVPLLLLFAIIFDIIAIAANSGWVEDEGAKSHYASMWSHCRGRNDNWDCKSLMEFSWAQAVAALMIIGLIILIIAFIISCIALCCTLNISLLPVIGALLFITVVIQFIALIIYPVKFNDLIFEGHYDYTWAYGFGWGATILTIGCGILFCCLPRYEDELTGLAKTKYIYTSA from the exons ATGTTTCGCTGTGGAATTGCGTATCCAAGATGCAGGTGGATCGTACCACTTCTTTTGCTTTTTGCGATTATATTTGATATTATTGCCATTGCTGCTAACTCGGGATGGGTTGAGGACGAGGGTGCAAAGTCCCACTACGCAAGTATGTGGAGCCATTGTCGAGGGCGGAATGACAACTGGGACTGCAAATCTCTCATGGAATTCT CTTGGGCCCAGGCTGTGGCAGCTCTTATGATCATCggcctcatcatcctcatcatcgcTTTCATCATCTCCTGTATCGCTctctgttgcaccctcaacatcAGCCTGCTGCCCGTCATTGGGGCCTTGCTCTTCATCACTG TGGTCATTCAGTTCATCGCCCTCATCATCTACCCAGTCAAGTTCAATGACCTGATCTTCGAGGGCCACTATGACTACACCTGGGCCTATGGCTTCGGCTGGGGGGCCACCATCCTCACCATTGGCTGTGGGATCCTCTTCTGCTGCCTGCCTCGCTACGAGGACGAGCTCACAGGCCTCGCCAAGACCAAATACATCTATACATCAGCTTAG